In Candidatus Cloacimonadota bacterium, the genomic stretch CCAAAGCATCCAGAATATTGCGTACTTCTTCTTCATTTCTTTGGTCTTCATCCTCTTTGGGTTCTGGCGGAGGGGAAGCTTGGTTTTCATCCAGCTTGGTCAAGGCGAGTTCCAGGTTTTCCCGGGCATCATCATCCTCGGGATTCATTAGCAGAGCCTTCTCATATTCTTCCACGGCAGTTTTGTAGTCCTCTTTCATATATGCGATATTGCCTCTGTCGTAATGCAAGTCAGCTTTATCCTCCGATTTTTGCAAGGCTTGCTCAGCAGCCTCGGAAGCGCCGTCATATTCACCTTGCTTATAAAGCGATTTGGCCAGATTGGCGGCTCCTTCTTCCTCTTCGGCCAGCCCGTCGAAGACTTTTGCCGCCTTGTCAAAACGCTCTTGCCGATACAGCCATTCTCCCAGGCTGTTGTACACAGAGTGCTTGCGCAGGAGCAAATCCAAACCCGGAATCAACAGGGCGAGAGCCAGTAACAGCAATAGAACCCCGCGCTTGCGCTTCATAGCTTTAGATCCCTTATCTGTTTTCTATACGGCAGTATCATGCTTTCCAAAGCGATTATCAACAGCGCGGCAATCACAAATATGTGATACTGCTCTTTATACATAGATACCCGGTGACTGCTGATATGCTCTTTCTCGCTTTGGTATATGCGAGACAGCAGCAGTTGGATTTCGGATGCGGATGGCGTGATGTGGTAAAACTCTCCCCCGCTCACTCGGGCAATACGTTGCAAAGTCTCGGTATCCAGCTTGCTGACGTGTTCTGCTCCGGTGTAGGGATTGATGATCACCGCTCCCGCTTCAGAGCCTACTCCCATGCTGTAGATCCGCACTCCGTCGCTGGCAAGGTCACGAGCTTTGGAGATAGTATTGCCAGTGATATCCTCCCCGTCTGAGATCAAGATCAATACTCCGCCTCCGGCACCTGCATTGAAAGCTGATCTGGCTAGATCCAGCGCTCTGCCGATATCCGTTCCCGGTCGTGCTGCAGAATCCGTGCTGAGGCTGCTTAATACCATTTTTACTGCCTCGTGGTCATCCGTGAGCGGGCATTCCACAGTAGCTGACCCCGCAAAGGAGATAATGCCCAAGCGATCTGAATCCAATTGATCACAAAAAGCTGATACCTGCAGTATGGAGCGGGTGAGCCTGTCGGGGCTGATGTCTGTAGCTTCCATGCTGCGCGATATATCAATGGCAAAGATGATGTCCATGCCCATATTACTCATTTCCTGCTCGGAAAAGTCCCATTGCGGACGCGCCAGCGCCACGATTATCAGGCTGAAAGCCGCTAGCAGAAGAAACAGCTTCAACCCATTGTAGAACGGAGAGCGTTTTGCCAGATATACGTCCAGAAAGTCCTGATGGGCATAATGCCGGAACTTACTCTCATAGGCTTTCTTCATCCGCAGAATCAGCCATATGAACAGCGGAACGAGCAACAGCAGATAAAGGATGTGCACATTGTGGATATTCATCGCACTACTCCGGCAGAACCGGGATTATCCAGCTTTTCAAGACTATCTCAAGACCCAGCAGCAACAGGGCAATCCACAACATAATGCCGAATCTATCGTCCCACCTATAGTTTAGTTTGCTGCTCAAATCGCTCTTTTCCAAAGTGTCCAGTTCCTGCATGATCTTGCGCAGTTCACCGGCATCAGTGGCCTTTGAAGCCTGCTTGGTCCCGGTGATCGTGGCTATCCTGTCCAAGCTCTCCATATCGAGCTCGATCAATGTGGGAATATTGCGATTTCCAAAGAAGGGATCGGCATACGGAAATGGCACCATTCCACCACTGCCCACTCCGATGGGATACACTTTGATGCCCAATGCAGCCGCCATCTTCGCAGCTGAGATGGGGTCTATCTCTCCGGTATTGCTCACTCCGTCCGTGATCAGGATCACTATGCGTGATTTTGCCTGGCTGTCTTTCAATCGCGCCACAGCCTTAGCAAGCCCCATTCCCACTGCTGTTCCGGAAGCCTCCATATTTACCTGCAAATGATCCAAAGCACTCATCACGGCAGCGTGGTCATAGGTTAATGGACTGGCAGTGATGGCATATTCGGAAAAAGCGACCAGTGAAAAACGGTCATTAGGCCGTCCGGACACAAAGTCTTTGGCTACCTTTACCGCTGCTCCCAACCTGTTTTGCGGCAAAAAGTCCAATGCCAGCATCGAACCGCTCACGTCCAGGGCTATCACGATGTCCACGCCCTGCTTCTGAAACAAGCGTGAATTACTCCCCCACTGCGGTCGGGCCAGAGCAAGGATCAAAAAGAGCAGGATAAGAGAACGCAGCACCGGATACAGCAGGGCTCCCATCCCCCTATTACCCTTGATCTGCAGAAGAATATTCAACCTACTGGCGGGTAAGGACAGCTTGGATGGCTTACGCAAGACCAATTCCAGATACAGATATGCTGGAATCATTATCAGGAAAAGAAGATACAGGGGCTGAGCAAATCTAAACATCCGCTTTTGTCTCTCCGGCCATTAGCAGGCTGCGCAAAGCAGCAGTCTGGCTGATGACCTCTTCGATCTCCACCTGCGCTTTGGCAAACTTCACCATATCGCAATAATGCAAGATATTCAGATACTGCCGTTTTGGTGCAAAGCTTATTGCACTCAGGCTCTCAGCAATCTCCGAGTTGGTCATCTGAGTAGCCCCAAACCCCAGCTTTTCCTCCAGATACTCCCGCACTATCATGGACAATCGAAAGTGATAGCCAAGAGAATCCCGATACATCAAGCCGCTTTGCTCCAATTCTTCCAGGGCATTCAATGCTTTCAGATGCGGTGGTACAGGCTCGATGGGAATGGGTTTCTGCACCGGAGAGGGAGCTTTCTTCTTTTCTTTCTTGAACGCAATCAGCAGCAACCATACAGCCAAAACCACAGCGGCAAACAGAAACACGAGATACAAGTAAAAGGGGAACTGCAGGGGATATCGCCGCAATGGCTTCAGATCCCGCAACAAAGTATCCGCTTCTGCCCGGCTGCGTAGCACAAACACTCTGAACGCATCGGTTTCTGCCTTCGGCCCCAGGAGTCCTGCCCGTTTCAGCTTCAGTTTGGGAAAGCTAAGGGTTCCGGTCCTCAAAGGTACAATGTTCAAACGGGCAACGCTGCCTGTGCCCAATCGCTCAATCTTTTGTTCCAATACTCTGAATTCCGTGAGAGTATCCGGTATTTCTATGGCTTCTAGGGGAAAATCGGTTTCAATCCTCAACTCAAACGGCGTGCCCACTTTCAGACTGTCCACTCCCGAAAGCATCTGCTTCAACTGTGCATTCAGCGAACATACCGCCAGGATCAACAAAAGAGATAGTCCATATCTTCTCACTTCATCCTCCGTTTGTTCCTTAGAGCAAAGAACTGCCTTAGCACTTTCACATAGGAATCGCCGTTTTTGAACAGCAGATGATCACAGCCCATCTTCTTCAGGCTCGCCGCCAGTTTCTCCTGCTCCAGATTCACTCGCGCTTTGTATGCTTCCCGCAGTTTGCGATCCGAGCTATTGATGTATGCCACTCTCCCGCTTTCAGGGTCTTGTAACCGCAGAATGCCCGCATTCGGGAGTTCCAATTCGCTATTGTCCAGGATCTGCATCGCCACCAAGTCATGCTTTTTGGCCAGGATGCCCATCGCTTTCTCGTAACCGCCATCCAAAAAGTCCGAGAGCAGAAATACTATCGCGCGTTTATTCAGTATCTTGGCGGCATAGCGGCACGCTCCCTCCAGGGACGTACCCTTACCTGAAGGCTCATAATACAGAATCTCCCTGATAATCTCCAGGGCTCTGTTGCGCCCTTTTCGCGGTGGCAGATACCGTTCCAGCACATCGGAATACAGGATTAGTGAACAGCGGTCGCCATTCGCCACTGCAGAAAACGCTAATGTGGCCACGATCTCCGCGATACGCTCCTTTTTCAGCGCGTAGGATGTACCCAGAAACTGCGAAGCCGAGATATCCACCAAAAACACTACATTCAGTTCGCGGGTTTCCCGGTATTTCTTTATATATGGCAATCCCAGCCGGGCCGATACGTTCCAGTCTATATCCCGGTAATTGTCTCCGGGCTGATATTCGCGTACTTCACTGAATTCCAGCCCTTGTCCCCGAAAACTGGAATGATACTCACCGCTGAAGATTTCGTTTACCATGTTTTTGGTTTGGATCTCCAGGCGGCGTATTTTCTTGATCAGATCGGCAGTGCTTACCAGATGCACATCTATCTCCAAATGCTATCTTTATGGTACTTCGATTTCATCCAGAATGCGGCTGATGATCTCCTCACTTTTGATTTCTTCGGCCTCAGCCTCATAAGAAAGCACTATTCTATGGCGCAACACGTCCTTGCCGATGGTTTTGATGTCGTCCGGGATCACGTAGGCGCGTCCTTCCATATAGGCATGAGCCTTTGCTGCCCGCGCCAGATTGATGCTGGCTCTGGGACTTACGCCGTAGCTGATCAGGGGGCCAAGATTGCTCAAGCGCGGATAACGCTCCGGATGCCGGGTAGCCATCACCAAATGCAGGATATAGTCGTTCAGCTTATCCTCCATAAACACCATGTGCATCACTTCCCGCATCTTCAATATTTGAGCGGGATTCAGAACGGGGCGAATATCCACCGGCTTCGGATCCACCATCAGTTGCATTATCCTACGCTCTTCTTCCATGGAGGGATAGCGGATGATCAGCTTCATCATAAAGCGATCCACCTGAGCTTCCGGCAAAGGATAAGTGCCTTCCTGTTCTATGGGATTCTGGGTTGCCATCACAAAGAATGGCGTAGGTAGACATTCACTGTGGTCGCCCAAGGTCACTTGCCGCTCCTGCATGGCTTCCAGTAAGGCGGATTGCACTTTCGACGGTGCGCGGTTGATCTCGTCTGCTAGGATAAAATTGGCAAAGATCGGCCCCTTTTTGGGACTGAACTCTGCAGTTTTCTGATTGAAGATCAAGGTGCCGGTGATGTCTGCCGGCAATAAATCTGGAGTGAACTGAATCCGGGCAAAGCTGGCGTCCAGGCTGCTGGCCAAACTGCTCACGATCAGGGTTTTAGCCAATCCCGGAACTCCTTCGATCAATACATGCCCATCCGCCAGTATCGCAATCAACAAGCGACTGATGATGGCATCCTGGCCAATCACCGCTTTCGCGATCTCCTGCCGTACGTCTCTCAGAGCCAAAGAACTCTCTTCCACTTTCTCGCGAATCTCTTCGATCAACACATAACCCCCATATAGGTTAAAAAGGTGAATATCAAAAAAGGGAATCCGGATTCACCGCAATTCCCGATTATAAAAAGCTCTTATGCGCGTTAAGAAGTATCTTATCTGGATACGGCTTTACGGACTTTATTTGCTTTAAGGCAAGAGCTACAGACTTTTACACGCTTGGTACCGCCATCGATAGTGGCGCGGACTTCGTGCAAGTTCGGAAAGAAACGACGCTTAGTAGCGTTCACCGCGTGTGAGCGATGATTACCAACCTGAGCTGTCTTTCCGCAGACATCGCATATCTTTGACATGATAAACCGTCCCTTAAATTTTCGTTTAGAGCACCAAAATATTTCAGCCCCTATTTTTGACAAGCCTTTTTATTTGATGCTCTGTGGAATCCTGATATCAAAGCGGCTACCCCCTTGCTCCAGGGGGATGTATTCCAAGCGGCCGCGGTGTTCCTGAACCAGCTTGCGACAGATGGGCAAACCCAATCCGGTTCCATACTGCTTTCCTTCGGATACAAAAGGCTCAAATATCTTGTCCCGTATCGCTGGTGGCACTCCGGGACCATTGTCCATCACACTGATCTGCAGCCAACCCGAAGCCAAAGAGGCAGTTAGCTTTATCTCGCCATCGGTGGTCATCGCTTCACTGGAATTCTTGATCAGATTCATCAATACGCGGCGGATCTTGTTCTCGTCAAAATGAACATAATCCTTCACTTTGTTTTCGGTAACAAAGCTGATATTGCGTCCCTTCAAAGTGGTGTCGTTGATCTCTTTCAAGTCGTCGAAGAAATCGCTGAGATTCACCTTTTGGATCAGAGGGCTGCTTTCCACTCCCCGGGCAAAATCCAGGATCTCGCGAACCAATTGATCTATCAGGCGGGTCTGCTTTACAATGCTTTGGGTAAATTCATTGCTGCCGGGAAAGAGATTCTCGATCAGTTGTGCGGTAAGCACAATCACCGTGAGCGGCGTTTTCAGATCGTGTATGATCTTGCTGGCAGCCATGCCTATGGCCATCAGCCTGTTTTTACTGATCATTTCATCCATCAGGCTGGCAAAACGCTCGTTTGTATCCCTCAAACGTCCCGAAAGAGTCTGCATCAGATTAAACATTATCTCTGGATATTTAAAAGAGATACGCAGGAAAAGGTCTCTGGGGATTACAAGCAGTTCCACATCCTCCATAGCAACCACTGTGGCACTGCGAGTCTCATCGTTGATGATGCCCATCTCCCCGAAAAATTCGCCCGACTCCAAAGTGGTAAGATCAGCAGAAGGAGTTTCGATATTTTTCAAACCCTTGCTGATCTTCACTTTCCCCTTGCAGATAAAAAATAAAGTGTCCGCAGAATCGTTCTCTGTGATTATCTGAGCGCCCTTGGCATACTTCACCCGCTCCAATTCCGAAGAAAACTCGCTGATCTGGGCTTCGGTCAACCCTCTGAAGATTCCCACTTTATCACAATTGTCCTTATTCGTCATCCTTCCCCCTTTGGGTTATGGAAATTATTCGTTAATTGTATGTTCTTAACATCTCAGCATTTCTGTCAAGTTATTT encodes the following:
- a CDS encoding ATP-binding protein, with translation MTNKDNCDKVGIFRGLTEAQISEFSSELERVKYAKGAQIITENDSADTLFFICKGKVKISKGLKNIETPSADLTTLESGEFFGEMGIINDETRSATVVAMEDVELLVIPRDLFLRISFKYPEIMFNLMQTLSGRLRDTNERFASLMDEMISKNRLMAIGMAASKIIHDLKTPLTVIVLTAQLIENLFPGSNEFTQSIVKQTRLIDQLVREILDFARGVESSPLIQKVNLSDFFDDLKEINDTTLKGRNISFVTENKVKDYVHFDENKIRRVLMNLIKNSSEAMTTDGEIKLTASLASGWLQISVMDNGPGVPPAIRDKIFEPFVSEGKQYGTGLGLPICRKLVQEHRGRLEYIPLEQGGSRFDIRIPQSIK
- the rpmB gene encoding 50S ribosomal protein L28 → MSKICDVCGKTAQVGNHRSHAVNATKRRFFPNLHEVRATIDGGTKRVKVCSSCLKANKVRKAVSR
- a CDS encoding VWA domain-containing protein, whose product is MNIHNVHILYLLLLVPLFIWLILRMKKAYESKFRHYAHQDFLDVYLAKRSPFYNGLKLFLLLAAFSLIIVALARPQWDFSEQEMSNMGMDIIFAIDISRSMEATDISPDRLTRSILQVSAFCDQLDSDRLGIISFAGSATVECPLTDDHEAVKMVLSSLSTDSAARPGTDIGRALDLARSAFNAGAGGGVLILISDGEDITGNTISKARDLASDGVRIYSMGVGSEAGAVIINPYTGAEHVSKLDTETLQRIARVSGGEFYHITPSASEIQLLLSRIYQSEKEHISSHRVSMYKEQYHIFVIAALLIIALESMILPYRKQIRDLKL
- a CDS encoding tetratricopeptide repeat protein, which produces MKRKRGVLLLLLALALLIPGLDLLLRKHSVYNSLGEWLYRQERFDKAAKVFDGLAEEEEGAANLAKSLYKQGEYDGASEAAEQALQKSEDKADLHYDRGNIAYMKEDYKTAVEEYEKALLMNPEDDDARENLELALTKLDENQASPPPEPKEDEDQRNEEEVRNILDALDFLEARERKQQSKQGAPQTDYWW
- a CDS encoding MoxR family ATPase; this translates as MLIEEIREKVEESSLALRDVRQEIAKAVIGQDAIISRLLIAILADGHVLIEGVPGLAKTLIVSSLASSLDASFARIQFTPDLLPADITGTLIFNQKTAEFSPKKGPIFANFILADEINRAPSKVQSALLEAMQERQVTLGDHSECLPTPFFVMATQNPIEQEGTYPLPEAQVDRFMMKLIIRYPSMEEERRIMQLMVDPKPVDIRPVLNPAQILKMREVMHMVFMEDKLNDYILHLVMATRHPERYPRLSNLGPLISYGVSPRASINLARAAKAHAYMEGRAYVIPDDIKTIGKDVLRHRIVLSYEAEAEEIKSEEIISRILDEIEVP
- a CDS encoding DUF58 domain-containing protein; this translates as MHLVSTADLIKKIRRLEIQTKNMVNEIFSGEYHSSFRGQGLEFSEVREYQPGDNYRDIDWNVSARLGLPYIKKYRETRELNVVFLVDISASQFLGTSYALKKERIAEIVATLAFSAVANGDRCSLILYSDVLERYLPPRKGRNRALEIIREILYYEPSGKGTSLEGACRYAAKILNKRAIVFLLSDFLDGGYEKAMGILAKKHDLVAMQILDNSELELPNAGILRLQDPESGRVAYINSSDRKLREAYKARVNLEQEKLAASLKKMGCDHLLFKNGDSYVKVLRQFFALRNKRRMK
- a CDS encoding VWA domain-containing protein, producing the protein MFRFAQPLYLLFLIMIPAYLYLELVLRKPSKLSLPASRLNILLQIKGNRGMGALLYPVLRSLILLFLILALARPQWGSNSRLFQKQGVDIVIALDVSGSMLALDFLPQNRLGAAVKVAKDFVSGRPNDRFSLVAFSEYAITASPLTYDHAAVMSALDHLQVNMEASGTAVGMGLAKAVARLKDSQAKSRIVILITDGVSNTGEIDPISAAKMAAALGIKVYPIGVGSGGMVPFPYADPFFGNRNIPTLIELDMESLDRIATITGTKQASKATDAGELRKIMQELDTLEKSDLSSKLNYRWDDRFGIMLWIALLLLGLEIVLKSWIIPVLPE